The following proteins come from a genomic window of Diorhabda carinulata isolate Delta chromosome X, icDioCari1.1, whole genome shotgun sequence:
- the LOC130901290 gene encoding uncharacterized protein LOC130901290 isoform X2, translated as MINKFRYKKPANKGNACYNAVSDNDTLKRIKSGIKDIKVKDKDNDTAMRVNTNSLTRNGKIKEDNEEFLDEKTKKELYELFSQLQFSTETALPPDTLRRALAESFFDQNRFQLGFMDDAAECFENMLLRIHMHIAQGEAEDMCNARHCIPHQKFAMTLVEQSVCAACGATSEPLSYTQMVHYVSTSTLVYQVRANGGRGNSEPFGQLLRKAGNMGDVRTCPSACGAVIQIGRTLMNRPEIVSIGLVWNSERPTLEHIMEVFSTIGTSLRLGDVFNTVVDSRWADVSVHNLVGVVTYYGKHYSTFFFHTKLRVWIYFDDATVREVGPRWEQVVEKCRKGRYQPLLLLYALPDGTPVNTENAPKQITPMQNDKVNKKPPQSLIRRSVTPSPEKPVIGTTRRAITPNPDGSSINQKPPLPRPYNDYQNLAVIQNNISQHQDVDVVDGCINKKDPEYVSRKTLDFGKPQIHRTLSNGSSSGMEGINIPDHLNVPRRRDSGNWSGDRNSASSSSSTTMENPYLYLVGKVPSNGGSVPGSPTRTKTDYSSSSSGIYDAGYDSYSLSSNDSSTVTTLQHLMKMGHLAKIPEDYNNMSLNQNSPSCDVLCDEADELLIKSRQLEDEHDLVLALALCNAAATKARAAMNAPYNNPQTLTLARMKHNTCIMRARSLHRRMTQVPNPTSKDAQPEIRHTREGSSSSGRHSRQNSRDKSNHSRQNSKEILIPEKEKTQSTKSIEIYATLPKKKDALKAKLSNTSVEDEEYMLYDKPPVRESRFIFSRNKNKDQKGKEKRSRSEDRNKLSRGDFSIAPEIVTGKDTLKKAKEKEEKEKDKDGKSKKQHKIRRKLLMGGLIKRKNRSMPDLTDTNSVEDNSVKPATVTVDDSSLCLKGSLENPPSINGYLSEGHLEFTGNNPNPNLERSKLMRKSFHGSAGKILTMAKVPPPPPLRTTSQLSTSKLNGSEVGEENQQPQNRYYQQDYRYQAPVSLPYYKDESFSDESFSTSCNTVITTADVHHEGNSMNSSGIDEVDCLPATHTTVQTFDLPPYPSPMGSVVHSRQASEEFPPPPSPLDLSALDEHLQQIAQPSTLLMQLQNKRQQILSQESDIHKISIAPKSSGETWLKELQAKQAALRNKRNQADTINEGTDVVNTQRYPQGDNKQSVKDLASRFEVQELKQTLKHDPVKNDNNGVLSMKKREELETIAPEQIAEELREVEMLNAVVHKTLNQTSDISINDDSRRRLPKKKSVSFCDQVILVATADEQEDDSFIPNPILERVLRTAMNKPETAAIRQEIMSLKENETKKEEAASQNQPMYVKRADVAKQVPEVLGYRQSPQPLYNNQQNGYAQHYAMQHSPQLHRQNIPNDVPQHVRQNIPGTHPPLHRQSSANDSQYYRQHPQPIRQNSQEDNPQINRSNSQADQPQLNRQNDSHNRPVYPVEMYQDTSHNQYHYQNGLDEQQYVTNATQYSNPTSKQSPYQTIPPNSAAYAAYYSYNNNKSPQYAHAVRQGQSRVTNPSPMNCHTPYQSPPVPQNYSQLPYRNGYDQYYQRVPPENYSRYPNDSYPQSSPYQRVPQPAEQRMSQPSDQLNIYQRVSNDYDAQNSTYQRVPMDVYQRIPPYHPEDVHKMSPYQPVPQAKNLKKTVSFEAGTKGAESPTPWAVVTPIIVNNANNSVPTDKTKCNLCRKKNVVASNLYCQDCEFYMSRFKPKS; from the exons gagtTGTTTTCTCAACTTCAATTCTCGACCGAAACAGCTTTGCCTCCTGATACGTTACGCAGGGCGTTAGCGGAAAGTTTCTTCGATCAAAATAGATTTCAGTTGGGGTTTATGGACGATGCAGCTGAGTGCTTCGAAAATATGCTTTTACGCATCCATATGCACATAGCACAAGGCGAAGCCGAGGATATGTGTAATGCAAGACATTGTATCCCACATCAGAAGTTTGCCATGACTTTAGTGGAACAAAGCGTTTGTGCAGCTTGCGGTGCCACCTCAGAACCACTATCTTACACACAA atGGTTCATTATGTCTCGACGTCAACCTTAGTGTACCAGGTACGTGCAAATGGAGGAAGGGGTAATTCTGAGCCATTTGGACAACTTTTAAGAAAAGCAGGCAATATGGGAGATGTCAGAACTTGTCCA AGTGCTTGTGGAGCCGTCATCCAAATAGGTCGTACATTAATGAATCGCCCCGAAATAGTATCAATTGGTCTAGTATGGAACTCCGAAAGACCAACGCTAGAACATATAATGGAAGTATTTTCAACAATTGGAACCTCCTTAAGACTTGGAGACGTTTTTAATACAGTAGTCGATAGTCGATGGGCGGACGTATCAGTTCATAATTTAGTTGGTGTCGTAACGTATTATGGTAAACATTACTCGACATTTTTCTTCCACACCAAACTCAGAGTATGGATTTATTTCGACGATGCAACTGTCCGAGAAGTTGGACCAAGATGGGAGCAGGTTGTTGAGAAATGCCGAAAAGGAAG GTATCAACCCCTCCTGCTTCTTTATGCCCTACCGGATGGAACGCCAGTTAATACAGAAAACGCTCCAAAGCAAATAACTCCAATGCAAAACGATAAAGTGAATAAGAAACCACCACAATCTCTGATTCGCAGATCAGTTACACCAAGTCCTGAGAAACCGGTGATAGGAACAACTAGACGTGCCATAACACCTAATCCAGACGGTTCATCTATAAATCAGAAACCTCCATTACCTAGACCATATAATGACTATCAAAATTTGGCTgttattcagaataatatttcCCAACATCAAGATGTTGATGTAGTTGATggatgtataaacaaaaaagatcCTGAATATGTTAGTAGGAAAACCTTGGATTTTGGAAAACCTCAGATACATAGAACATTGAGTAATGGATCTTCATCTGGCATGGAAGGTATCAACATTCCAGACCATTTGAATGTACCAAGAAGACGTGACAGTGGTAATTGGAGTGGAGATAGAAACAGTGCTTCATCATCTTCTTCAACTACAATGGAAAATCCTTATCTATATCTTGTTGGTAAAGTTCCCAGTAATGGAGGCAGCGTTCCAGGAAGCCCTACTAGAACTAAAACTGATTACTCCAGTAGTAGTAGCGGAATATATGATGCTGGATACGATTCATATTCTCTATCGTCAAACGACAGTTCAACTGTGACTACATTACAACATCTAATGAAAATGGGACATTTAGCTAAAATTCCTGAAGATTACAACAATATGAGTTTAAATCAAAACTCTCCCAGTTGCGATGTTCTTTGCGACGAAGCCGATGAACTTTTAATAAAATCCCGACAATTAGAAGATGAACACGATCTTGTTTTAGCTTTAGCTCTTTGCAACGCTGCCGCTACAAAAGCTAGAGCCGCTATGAATGCTCCGTACAATAATCCCCAAACGTTAACATTAGCTAGAATGAAGCATAATACTTGTATAATGAGAGCCAGGAGTCTTCACAGAAGAATGACACAAGTGCCTAACCCCACTAGCAAAGATGCACAACCAGAAATAAGACACACTAGAGAGGGCAGCAGCAGTAGTGGAAGACATTCAAGACAAAATTCTAGAGATAAAAGTAATCATTCTAGACAAAACagcaaagaaatattgattcctgaaaaggaaaaaactcAATCAACAAAGAGTATTGAAATATACGCTACTTTACCCAAAAAGAAAGATGCTTTAAAAGCTAAGTTATCTAACACAAGTGTGGAGGATGAAGAGTATATGCTATATGATAAACCACCTGTAAGGGAGTCCAGattcatattttcaagaaataaaaataaagatcaaaAAGGGAAAGAAAAAAGATCACGCAGTGAAGATAGAAATAAGCTTTCTAGAGGAGATTTTTCTATTGCTCCAGAAATCGTCACTGGAAAGGATACATTGAAGAAAGCCAAggaaaaggaagaaaaagagaaagataAAGATGGTAAATCTAAGAAGCAACATAAAATTCGACGAAAATTATTAATGGGTGGATTGATCAAACGCAAAAACAGAAGTATGCCAGACCTGACTGATACAAATTCTGTAGAAGACAATTCTGTCAAACCTGCAACTGTCACAGTAGATGATAGTAGTCTATGTTtaaaag GTTCGCTAGAAAATCCTCCTAGTATAAATGGTTACTTGTCTGAAGGTCATTTAGAATTTACTGGAAATAATCCAAATCCTAATTTAGAAAGAAGCAAGTTGATGAGAAAGAGTTTTCATGGAAGTGCCGGTAAAATTCTAACAATGGCAAAAGTACCACCTCCTCCTCCTCTCAGAACTACTTCACAGCTTAGTACATCTAAGTTGAACGGATCAGAAGTTGGTGAAGAGAATCAACAACCTCAAAACAGGTACTACCAACAAGACTATAGATATCAAGCTCCCGTATCATTACCATATTATAAAGATGAATCGTTTAGTGATGAAAGCTTTTCTACTAGTTGCAACACGGTTATTACCACTGCCGACGTTCACCACGAAGGAAACTCGATGAATTCCAGTGGCATAGACGAAGTCGACTGTCTCCCAGCCACTCATACTACAGTACAAACTTTTGATCTACCACCTTATCCAAGTCCAATGGGTTCTGTGGTTCATTCTAGACAGGCAAGTGAAGAATTTCCACCACCACCTTCTCCTCTCGATTTATCAGCATTAGATGAACATCTACAGCAAATTGCACAACCGAGTACTTTACTAATGCAACTGCAAAATAAACGGCAACAGATTCTCTCACAGGAATCTGATATACACAAAATAAGTATTGCTCCAAAATCTTCAGGTGAAACGTGGTTAAAAGAATTACAAGCTAAACAAGCAGctctaagaaataaaagaaatcaaGCAGATACTATTAATGAAGGCACAGATGTAGTTAATACTCAGAGATATCCTCAAGGGGATAACAAACAATCTGTAAAAGATTTAGCATCTCGATTTGAAGTCCAAGAGTTGAAGCAAACTTTGAAACATGACCCTGTTAAAAACGACAACAATGGCGttctttcaatgaaaaaaagGGAAGAATTAGAAACTATAGCACCTGAACAAATAGCAGAAGAATTGAGGGAAGTAGAAATGCTAAATGCAGTTGTCCACAAGACATTAAATCAGACTTCTGATATTAGTATAAATGATGATAGTAGAAGAAGATTGCCGAAGAAAAAGAGTGTGTCATTCTGTGATCAAGTAATACTTGTAGCAACAGCTGATGAACAAGAAGATGACAGTTTTATTCCGAACCCTATTTTAGAGAGAGTTTTAAGAACAGCAATGAATAAACCAGAAACTGCTGCCATAAGACAAGAAATAATGTCACTAAAAGAAAACgaaactaaaaaagaagaagctgCATCACAAAATCAACCAATGTATGTTAAAAGAGCAGATGTCGCGAAGCAAGTACCTGAAGTACTTGGATATAGACAATCTCCCCAACCACTATACAATAATCAACAAAATGGTTATGCACAACACTACGCCATGCAACACTCACCACAACTACATAgacaaaatattccaaatgatGTTCCACAACATGTAAGACAAAATATTCCAGGTACACACCCGCCACTTCACAGACAAAGTTCTGCAAATGATTCGCAATACTATAGACAGCATCCTCAACCTATTAGACAAAACTCACAAGAAGATAATCCTCAAATCAACAGATCAAATTCACAAGCTGATCAGCCACAGCTTAATAGGCAAAATGATTCCCATAATAGACCCGTCTATCCTGTGGAAATGTATCAAGATACTTCTCACAATCAGTATCATTATCAAAATGGACTTGATGAACAACAATATGTTACTAACGCCACTCAGTATTCAAATCCTACTTCAAAACAATCGCCATATCAAACCATCCCGCCAAATTCCGCTGCTTATGCTGCTTATTACAGCTACAATAACAATAAATCTCCACAGTATGCTCACGCTGTTCGTCAAGGTCAATCTAGAGTAACAAATCCTAGTCCTATGAATTGTCATACTCCTTATCAGTCTCCTCCCGTGCCTCAAAACTACAGTCAACTTCCATACCGAAACGGCTACGACCAATATTATCAAAGAGTACCTCCAGAAAATTACTCCCGATATCCTAATGATTCGTATCCCCAAAGTTCACCCTATCAAAGAGTTCCTCAACCTGCAGAACAAAGGATGTCTCAACCCTCagatcaattaaatatttatcagaGGGTTTCAAATGATTACGACGCACAAAACTCTACATATCAAAGGGTACCAATGGATGTTTACCAAAGGATACCACCTTATCATCCCGAAGATGTACATAAGATGTCGCCATATCAGCCTGTGCCGCAAgctaaaaatttaaagaaaactgTTAGTTTCGAAGCTGGCACTAAAGGAGCAGAATCTCCAACACCTTGGGCAGTCGTTACTCCAATTATAGTGAATAATGCGAACAATAGTGTACCTACGGACAAAACTAAGTGTAATTTATGCAGAAAAAAGAATGTAGTAGCATCGAATTTGTATTGTCAGGATTGTGAGTTTTACATGTCGAGGTTTAAACCGAAAAGttaa